A single Thermosynechococcus vestitus BP-1 DNA region contains:
- the uvrC gene encoding excinuclease ABC subunit UvrC, which yields MLQPLIQDRDRLEQVLRQLPLAPGVYFLKDKTDQILYIGKSKRLRSRVRSYFREPAQLGPRLERMVYQVAEIEFIVTDTEAEALALEANLIKQHQPHFNVLLKDDKKYPYVCITWSEPYPRIFITRKRQFGNGGDPRSDSAKDRYYGPYVDSFRLRQTLALVKRLFPLRQRPRPLFRDRPCLNYDIGRCPGVCQGLISPQEYRQTLQRVAMIFQGRTGELVAQLQAQMAQAAADLNFELAARLRDQIRGLEHLGVDQKVSLPDDTVSRDAIALAVGDRHAAIQLFQIRAGRLVGRLAFVADAQSGSAGTILQRVLEEHYAQVEDVEIPSEILLQHPLPEPDFLRTYLSEKKGRAVTLTVPQRQAKAELIAMVQRNAELELARLQQASDRTQTALEDLAQLLGLDTLPHRIEGYDISHIQGSDAVASRVVFIDGLPAQQHYRHYNIRNPEVKLGHSDDFASLAEILRRRFAPYLEGQGETPDDWPDIILIDGGKGQLSAVVQVLEPLLEELTLVSLAKQREDIFLPHQRQPLPADPEQPGVQLLRRVRDEAHRFALNFHRQKRAQRQRRSHLDQIPGLGYQRQKELLATFRSIDYIRMATPEQLAQVNGVGPRLAARIYRYFHPDAD from the coding sequence ATGCTTCAGCCCTTAATTCAAGATCGCGATCGCTTGGAACAGGTGCTGCGGCAGTTGCCTTTGGCACCGGGCGTCTATTTCCTTAAGGATAAGACAGATCAAATTCTCTACATTGGCAAGTCCAAACGCCTGCGATCGCGGGTGCGTTCCTATTTTCGTGAACCCGCTCAACTGGGACCCCGCCTTGAGCGAATGGTCTATCAGGTGGCGGAGATTGAGTTCATTGTCACAGATACGGAAGCTGAGGCGCTGGCTCTGGAAGCCAATTTAATCAAGCAGCATCAGCCCCACTTCAACGTTCTCCTCAAGGATGACAAGAAATACCCCTACGTTTGTATTACGTGGTCCGAACCCTATCCCCGTATTTTCATTACTCGCAAACGCCAGTTTGGCAATGGGGGGGATCCCCGCAGTGATTCTGCCAAGGATCGCTACTATGGTCCCTACGTGGATAGCTTTCGCCTGCGCCAAACCCTAGCCCTGGTGAAGCGGCTTTTTCCACTGCGGCAACGTCCCCGCCCCCTCTTTAGGGATCGCCCTTGCCTCAACTACGATATTGGGCGCTGTCCGGGGGTCTGCCAAGGCCTGATTTCTCCCCAAGAGTATCGGCAAACGCTACAAAGGGTGGCAATGATCTTCCAGGGACGCACGGGAGAACTGGTGGCACAGTTGCAGGCACAAATGGCCCAAGCGGCAGCAGATCTCAATTTTGAATTGGCAGCCCGACTGCGAGATCAAATCCGCGGCCTGGAACATTTAGGCGTGGATCAAAAAGTTTCCTTGCCCGATGACACCGTCTCCCGAGATGCCATTGCCCTTGCGGTGGGCGATCGCCATGCAGCCATTCAACTGTTTCAAATTCGCGCTGGTCGCTTGGTGGGGCGTTTAGCTTTCGTCGCCGATGCCCAAAGCGGCAGTGCCGGTACAATTTTGCAGCGGGTCCTTGAAGAGCACTATGCCCAAGTGGAGGATGTAGAAATTCCCAGTGAAATTTTGCTACAGCATCCTCTCCCCGAACCAGATTTCCTACGCACGTACCTCAGTGAAAAGAAAGGCCGCGCCGTTACCCTCACCGTTCCCCAACGGCAGGCAAAAGCAGAACTCATTGCCATGGTGCAACGAAACGCAGAATTAGAATTGGCACGGCTACAACAGGCTAGCGATCGCACCCAAACTGCCCTTGAAGATTTAGCCCAGCTCCTTGGCCTTGACACCCTCCCCCACCGCATTGAGGGCTACGACATTTCCCACATTCAGGGGTCTGACGCGGTGGCCTCACGGGTTGTCTTTATTGATGGCCTGCCCGCCCAGCAGCACTATCGCCACTACAACATCCGCAATCCCGAGGTAAAGCTTGGCCACTCCGACGACTTTGCCAGTCTTGCTGAGATTCTGCGTCGCCGCTTTGCCCCCTACCTTGAAGGGCAGGGGGAGACCCCCGATGACTGGCCAGATATCATTCTCATTGATGGCGGCAAGGGACAACTGTCCGCTGTGGTTCAGGTGTTGGAGCCGCTCCTAGAGGAACTCACCCTTGTTAGCTTGGCCAAACAACGGGAAGACATTTTTCTCCCCCATCAACGCCAACCTCTCCCTGCAGATCCAGAGCAACCAGGGGTGCAATTACTGCGCCGCGTGCGTGATGAGGCCCATCGCTTTGCCCTTAACTTCCACCGTCAGAAACGTGCCCAACGCCAACGGCGATCGCACCTCGACCAAATCCCCGGCTTAGGCTACCAACGTCAAAAGGAACTCCTCGCCACCTTCCGCTCCATTGACTATATCCGTATGGCCACCCCTGAACAGTTGGCACAGGTGAACGGGGTTGGCCCCCGCCTAGCGGCAAGAATTTACCGCTATTTTCATCCTGATGCTGATTAG
- a CDS encoding M61 family metallopeptidase: protein MAYRINCQQGQTHLLWVTLRLTAPQTDVLDLHLPVWTPGSYLVREYARHLQDFTAATADGTPLEWWKCTKNQWQVACTPGLELKVRYAIYAHELSVRTSHFDRSHAYFNPAAVCLYVPQYRDQPLTITIEAPPDWRVTTPLEGWGEDGRTFWAPNYDLLVDSPFEVGTHGIYTFEVDGKPHELAVWGKGNFDPKRAIADIQRIIETEASFFGGLPYDRYVFILHLTHKGYGGLEHLNSCSLIFHRFGFQQPEQYCRFLCLVAHEFFHLWNIKRIRPQAFEVFDYDSENYTTSLWFVEGVTSYFDQLIPLWAGLFDAPTYLKLLSDSLNRYFHTPGRFVQSLSAASFDAWIKLYRPDENSINSQMSYYLKGELVALLLDLRIRLNFNHQRSLLDVLRRLWQRYCETGEGYTPDELWQTIETVADENLSTWREQFIEGTVELPLQEWLTKVGLELVPQDALPYTGLQFQQEQGSLQIKAVLRDSPAEQAGLGAGDEIIALNGWRVKAQDWSERLREYTAGETIHLTWFHDQQLQSGDLILGEPQPHYRLQCRADATPSQRAHLEAWLGATATQL, encoded by the coding sequence ATGGCCTACCGCATTAACTGCCAGCAGGGGCAGACCCATCTTTTATGGGTGACGCTGCGGCTAACGGCACCGCAAACCGATGTCCTTGATCTGCATTTACCGGTGTGGACGCCCGGCTCCTACCTCGTGCGGGAATATGCACGGCATCTTCAGGACTTTACAGCAGCAACTGCCGATGGCACGCCCCTTGAGTGGTGGAAGTGTACTAAGAACCAGTGGCAGGTAGCCTGCACGCCGGGTCTAGAACTCAAAGTACGCTATGCCATCTATGCCCATGAACTCTCAGTACGCACGAGCCATTTTGATCGCAGCCATGCCTACTTCAACCCAGCAGCGGTTTGCCTCTATGTGCCGCAGTATCGCGATCAGCCCCTCACCATCACGATTGAAGCGCCACCGGACTGGCGGGTGACGACTCCCCTGGAGGGGTGGGGTGAAGATGGCCGCACCTTTTGGGCGCCTAACTACGATCTCCTTGTGGATAGCCCCTTTGAGGTGGGCACCCATGGAATTTACACCTTTGAGGTGGACGGCAAACCCCATGAATTGGCGGTCTGGGGCAAGGGAAATTTTGATCCAAAGCGGGCGATCGCTGACATACAGCGGATTATTGAGACGGAGGCCAGTTTTTTTGGCGGACTGCCCTACGATCGCTATGTCTTTATTTTGCACCTTACCCACAAAGGCTATGGCGGTCTCGAGCATTTGAATAGCTGCTCGTTAATTTTTCATCGTTTTGGCTTTCAGCAGCCAGAGCAGTATTGCCGTTTCCTTTGTTTAGTGGCCCATGAGTTTTTCCATCTCTGGAATATCAAACGCATCCGTCCCCAAGCTTTCGAGGTCTTTGACTACGACAGCGAGAATTACACCACCAGCCTCTGGTTTGTCGAGGGGGTGACCAGTTATTTTGATCAGCTCATTCCCCTGTGGGCGGGGCTATTTGATGCACCGACCTATCTGAAACTGCTGAGCGACAGCCTGAATCGCTATTTCCACACACCGGGCCGCTTTGTCCAATCCCTGAGTGCTGCTAGTTTTGATGCTTGGATTAAGCTCTACCGTCCGGACGAAAATAGTATTAATTCCCAGATGTCCTACTACCTCAAAGGGGAGTTGGTCGCACTGCTGCTGGATTTGCGGATTCGCTTGAACTTTAATCACCAGCGATCGCTCCTGGATGTCCTGCGGCGGCTATGGCAGCGGTATTGTGAAACCGGTGAAGGCTACACGCCGGATGAGTTGTGGCAAACCATTGAAACTGTTGCCGATGAAAACCTGAGCACCTGGCGCGAGCAATTCATTGAAGGAACAGTGGAACTTCCCCTTCAGGAGTGGCTGACTAAAGTTGGGCTAGAACTGGTTCCCCAAGACGCGCTGCCCTATACGGGACTTCAATTTCAGCAGGAACAGGGGTCTCTTCAAATCAAGGCCGTCCTGCGGGACTCCCCCGCTGAACAGGCAGGCTTAGGGGCTGGAGATGAAATCATTGCCCTCAATGGTTGGCGCGTCAAGGCACAAGACTGGTCAGAGCGATTGCGGGAATACACAGCGGGAGAGACGATTCACCTGACATGGTTCCATGATCAGCAATTGCAGTCAGGGGATTTGATTTTGGGAGAACCCCAACCCCACTATCGCTTGCAATGTCGAGCCGATGCCACGCCGAGCCAGCGGGCACATCTGGAAGCCTGGTTGGGAGCAACCGCCACTCAGCTCTAG
- the tuf gene encoding elongation factor Tu, translated as MARAKFERTKPHVNVGTIGHVDHGKTTLTAAITMTLAAQGKAQARKYDEIDAAPEEKARGITINTAHVEYETEKRHYAHVDCPGHADYVKNMITGAAQMDGAILVVAATDGAMPQTKEHILLARQVGVPSIVVFLNKVDMVDDEELLELVELELRELLNEYEFPGDEVPIIRGSGLKALEAMTANPKTLRGENEWVDKIYELMDAVDNYIPTPERDVDKPFLMAVEDVFSITGRGTVATGRIERGRIKLNETVELVGLRETRTTTVTGIEMFKKSLEEGIAGDNAGLLLRGLKKEDVERGMVIAKPGSITPHTKFEGEVYVLTEKEGGRKTPFFAGYRPQFYVRTTDVTGTITSFTSDDGSAAEMVMPGDRIKMTVELIQPIAIEQGMRFAIREGGRTIGAGVVSKIIE; from the coding sequence ATGGCACGCGCTAAATTTGAACGAACCAAACCCCACGTTAACGTTGGTACCATTGGTCACGTCGACCACGGTAAAACGACACTGACTGCAGCCATCACCATGACACTGGCTGCCCAGGGGAAAGCTCAGGCTCGCAAATACGATGAGATTGATGCTGCCCCTGAAGAAAAAGCCCGTGGGATTACGATCAACACCGCTCACGTGGAGTATGAAACTGAGAAACGCCACTATGCCCACGTGGATTGCCCCGGCCACGCTGACTATGTGAAAAACATGATCACGGGTGCCGCTCAAATGGACGGTGCCATTCTGGTCGTGGCCGCAACGGATGGTGCAATGCCCCAAACCAAAGAGCACATTCTCTTGGCCCGTCAGGTGGGGGTGCCCAGCATCGTCGTCTTCCTGAACAAAGTGGATATGGTGGATGACGAAGAGCTGTTGGAGCTGGTGGAACTAGAACTGCGAGAACTGCTTAATGAATATGAATTCCCCGGCGACGAAGTGCCCATCATCCGTGGTTCGGGTCTGAAAGCCCTCGAAGCCATGACCGCCAACCCGAAAACTCTGCGCGGTGAAAACGAGTGGGTAGATAAAATCTACGAGCTCATGGATGCCGTGGATAACTACATTCCTACCCCTGAGCGGGATGTGGATAAGCCCTTCCTGATGGCTGTGGAAGATGTTTTCTCCATTACCGGTCGCGGTACTGTGGCGACGGGTCGGATTGAGCGCGGTCGCATTAAACTCAACGAAACCGTTGAACTCGTGGGCCTGCGGGAAACGCGGACAACGACGGTCACCGGTATTGAAATGTTTAAGAAGAGCCTCGAAGAAGGGATTGCCGGTGACAACGCCGGTTTGCTCCTGCGGGGTCTAAAAAAAGAGGATGTGGAGCGGGGGATGGTGATTGCTAAGCCCGGCTCCATTACGCCCCACACCAAGTTTGAGGGTGAAGTGTACGTGCTCACTGAAAAAGAGGGCGGTCGTAAAACTCCCTTCTTTGCGGGTTATCGTCCTCAGTTCTATGTGCGTACCACTGATGTGACTGGCACGATTACCTCCTTTACGTCTGACGATGGTAGTGCCGCTGAAATGGTGATGCCTGGTGACCGCATCAAAATGACCGTGGAACTGATCCAGCCCATTGCCATTGAGCAGGGGATGCGCTTTGCGATCCGTGAAGGTGGTCGTACCATTGGGGCGGGTGTCGTCTCCAAAATCATTGAGTAG
- the rpsJ gene encoding 30S ribosomal protein S10 yields the protein MAALQQKIRIRLKAFDHRLLDTSCDRIVDTAKRTGASPVGPIPLPTRRRIYCVLRSPHVDKDSREHFETRTHCRILDIYQPSPKTIDALIKLDLPAGVDIEVKL from the coding sequence ATGGCTGCTTTACAACAGAAAATTCGTATTCGCCTTAAGGCTTTTGATCACCGCTTGCTCGATACCTCCTGCGATCGCATTGTCGATACCGCGAAAAGAACCGGTGCTTCTCCGGTGGGTCCGATTCCCCTACCTACGCGCCGTCGAATTTACTGCGTCCTGCGATCGCCCCACGTGGACAAGGACTCGCGGGAGCATTTTGAAACCCGTACCCACTGCCGTATTCTCGATATTTACCAACCTTCGCCCAAAACCATTGATGCCCTGATAAAGTTGGACCTGCCGGCGGGCGTGGATATTGAAGTGAAATTGTAA